From Fusobacterium sp. DD2, one genomic window encodes:
- a CDS encoding NUDIX hydrolase, translating to MNVEDLKFLKVAIKKHPITGLDLEFLIKQDAIAAMVVNAKGDKTLLVKQYRPGVDKEVYEIPAGLIDPGEKAIETLYRELEEETGYLPKDYNIICTTQKPLTVSPGYTQEKLYIYIVQLKDDNIKPGNLRLDEGEALTNHWFPISEIENLSQDMKTIFALYLYKDMKSIENS from the coding sequence ATGAACGTAGAAGATCTTAAATTTTTAAAAGTAGCTATTAAGAAACATCCTATTACAGGTTTAGACCTTGAATTTTTAATAAAGCAGGATGCTATAGCTGCTATGGTTGTCAATGCAAAAGGTGATAAAACTCTTTTAGTAAAACAGTATAGACCAGGTGTTGATAAAGAGGTTTATGAAATCCCAGCAGGACTTATTGATCCAGGTGAAAAAGCTATTGAAACACTGTATAGAGAACTTGAAGAGGAAACTGGGTATCTTCCAAAAGATTACAATATAATATGTACTACTCAAAAACCTCTAACTGTATCTCCAGGATACACTCAGGAAAAACTCTATATCTATATTGTGCAACTTAAAGATGACAATATCAAACCTGGAAATCTTAGACTTGATGAAGGGGAAGCTCTTACAAATCACTGGTTTCCAATAAGTGAAATAGAAAATCTTTCTCAGGATATGAAGACAATATTTGCCTTATATCTATATAAAGATATGAAAAGTATAGAAAATAGTTAA
- a CDS encoding GIY-YIG nuclease family protein: MEKIDDYYVYILRCKDNSLYTGITKNLEKRYMEHAEGRGAKYTRARGVKKLELSFLCSGRSSASRIEYFIKKQNKSWKEHVIKEFSMLEEIVEKELEIKIKKIIDTF, from the coding sequence ATGGAGAAAATAGATGATTATTATGTATACATATTGAGGTGCAAAGACAATTCTCTCTATACAGGGATTACAAAAAATTTAGAAAAAAGATATATGGAACATGCTGAAGGGAGAGGTGCAAAATATACAAGGGCAAGAGGGGTTAAAAAACTGGAATTATCTTTTTTATGTAGTGGAAGATCTTCTGCATCTAGAATAGAATACTTTATAAAAAAACAAAATAAATCTTGGAAAGAGCATGTAATTAAAGAGTTCTCAATGCTTGAGGAGATAGTAGAAAAAGAATTAGAAATAAAAATAAAAAAAATTATTGACACATTTTGA
- a CDS encoding DUF1576 domain-containing protein — protein sequence MDNFKGDRVRKIESISIFLIGLIIIGFIAYVIHEEENVATGMLKIITSPAVLITDFLVVGGIGAVFLNASLILLFNLTLLKLLKVEIDGLVIACFFTVFGFSFFGKNVLNVLPFYLGGILYSVFEHIDFKEIFITICFTTALAPFVSEVAFRVDTTDTSYISAIVLGIIIGFIVTPLSKKMANFHEGFNLYNLGFTGGILGAVVTSILKLYRFHITPMRIISTEFDFALKMLCTAIFSTLIIIGFVINNNSFRGYRKLLKDSGLKADYVLKYGYGLTFINMGIMGFVSVGYLMVIGQSLNGPLLAGVLTIVGFSAYGKHFKNTIPILVGVSLAGWGTSTDGFTTALSALFGTSLAPIAGVYGIIWGVIAGWLHLAVVQSIGTVHGGLNLYNNGFSAGIVAGFLLPFMNLTKEYRATQRMKYLKKKKTLYKAITEERKKWANKDDEDEL from the coding sequence ATGGATAATTTTAAAGGTGACAGAGTAAGAAAAATAGAATCGATTTCTATATTTTTAATTGGGTTAATAATAATTGGGTTTATAGCATACGTTATACATGAAGAAGAGAATGTAGCAACTGGTATGTTGAAGATAATTACATCTCCAGCAGTTCTAATTACAGACTTTTTAGTAGTAGGGGGAATAGGGGCAGTTTTCCTAAATGCTTCTTTAATACTTCTATTTAATTTGACGCTTTTGAAGCTCTTAAAAGTTGAAATAGATGGACTGGTTATTGCATGTTTCTTCACTGTCTTTGGTTTCTCATTTTTCGGAAAGAATGTTTTAAATGTTCTTCCCTTCTATTTAGGAGGAATACTTTACAGTGTATTTGAGCATATTGATTTTAAGGAAATTTTTATCACCATATGCTTCACCACTGCACTTGCACCATTTGTAAGTGAGGTGGCCTTCAGAGTGGACACTACAGATACTTCCTATATAAGTGCAATAGTTTTAGGAATTATCATTGGGTTTATTGTAACTCCACTTTCTAAAAAAATGGCAAATTTCCACGAAGGATTCAACCTTTATAACCTTGGATTTACAGGTGGAATATTAGGAGCAGTAGTGACATCTATTCTTAAACTTTATAGATTTCATATCACTCCTATGAGAATTATCTCTACTGAATTTGACTTTGCATTAAAAATGCTGTGTACAGCTATTTTCTCCACACTAATAATAATAGGGTTTGTCATAAATAACAACTCATTTAGAGGTTATAGAAAACTTTTAAAAGACAGCGGATTAAAAGCTGACTACGTACTTAAGTATGGATATGGTCTTACATTTATAAATATGGGAATAATGGGATTTGTAAGTGTAGGATATCTAATGGTAATAGGTCAGAGTCTAAATGGTCCTCTACTTGCAGGGGTACTTACAATTGTTGGATTCTCTGCTTATGGAAAACATTTTAAAAATACTATTCCTATCCTGGTAGGAGTATCTCTTGCTGGATGGGGAACTTCAACTGATGGTTTTACAACTGCACTTTCTGCACTTTTTGGAACATCTCTTGCACCTATTGCAGGAGTATATGGTATAATATGGGGTGTGATAGCTGGATGGCTTCACCTTGCTGTAGTTCAAAGTATTGGTACAGTTCATGGAGGATTAAATCTTTATAACAATGGATTCTCAGCTGGTATAGTTGCAGGATTTTTACTTCCATTTATGAATCTTACTAAAGAATACAGAGCTACTCAAAGAATGAAATACCTGAAAAAGAAAAAGACTCTCTATAAAGCTATCACTGAAGAGCGCAAAAAATGGGCAAATAAAGATGACGAGGATGAGTTATAG
- a CDS encoding YccF domain-containing protein, with the protein MNFLLNMLWLFYGGLFLTLQWLVATILSLLLIITIPFTSGCLNMTGACLMPFGKEVVLKEDAQSNPRTISAFFWIIMIGLWLAISHLVVGITSCLTVIGIPFGIQHFKLMKVAFNPYKYTLV; encoded by the coding sequence ATGAATTTTTTATTAAATATGCTATGGCTATTTTATGGAGGGCTATTTTTGACACTGCAATGGTTAGTAGCTACTATATTGTCCCTTCTACTTATTATAACCATTCCATTTACTTCAGGATGTCTTAATATGACAGGAGCATGCCTGATGCCTTTTGGAAAAGAGGTTGTATTAAAGGAAGATGCCCAATCTAATCCAAGGACTATAAGTGCCTTTTTCTGGATAATCATGATAGGATTGTGGCTTGCCATCTCTCATCTGGTAGTAGGAATAACATCATGCTTAACAGTGATTGGAATACCATTTGGGATACAGCATTTTAAACTTATGAAGGTTGCTTTCAACCCATATAAATATACACTTGTGTAG